Proteins encoded by one window of Acetivibrio thermocellus ATCC 27405:
- a CDS encoding flagellar brake protein, with translation MRFNELGVGLKLELKLEGSDEKNGDSVFVSEFEWAENDRIIYIAAPIKGGKIYPVSVGEELAIVFIKSDNLYEFKGKVIGREVRHNISLLRVETLSEIRKIQRRDFFRFDCSIPISYRVVEKDRINILQRRFIKSYTRDISGGGVCIRLKERIETGELLECELFLNDFNKVSFLGRVVRLTEYDSKNDVYKYEIGVKFEKIEERDRERIIGYIFQEQRRLIKKG, from the coding sequence ATGAGGTTTAATGAATTGGGCGTAGGGTTGAAGCTCGAATTAAAACTTGAAGGTTCGGATGAAAAAAACGGCGATTCTGTCTTTGTCAGCGAATTTGAATGGGCTGAAAATGACAGGATAATATATATTGCAGCTCCGATAAAGGGGGGAAAAATTTACCCTGTCAGTGTCGGTGAAGAACTTGCCATAGTGTTTATAAAAAGCGACAACCTTTATGAATTTAAAGGAAAGGTTATTGGCAGAGAGGTAAGACATAATATAAGTCTTTTGCGGGTTGAAACCTTGTCTGAGATAAGAAAGATACAAAGACGGGATTTCTTCAGATTTGATTGTTCAATTCCGATAAGCTACAGGGTAGTGGAAAAGGATAGAATCAATATATTACAAAGAAGATTTATAAAGTCATATACCAGAGATATAAGCGGCGGAGGGGTGTGTATAAGGCTTAAAGAAAGAATCGAGACCGGAGAGCTTCTGGAATGTGAATTGTTCTTGAATGATTTTAATAAAGTAAGTTTTTTGGGAAGAGTGGTAAGGCTTACAGAATACGACAGCAAAAATGATGTTTATAAATATGAGATAGGAGTTAAATTTGAAAAGATTGAGGAAAGAGACAGAGAAAGAATTATAGGATATATATTTCAGGAACAAAGAAGACTTATAAAAAAGGGTTGA